GATAAAAGCGGAGCTCACTAGAAGCTTGTCGGCGATCGGATCCAGCAATTTGCCGAGAGCCGTGACCTGATTTCTCTTTCGCGCAAAATATCCATCGAAATAATCCGTCAGGGCGGCAACGACAAAAATCAACGCTCCGTAAATCTCCTTACCATCAATTCTTGTGAGCAGGACGACAACGAGCAAGGGAGTGAGAAAGATTCGACTTAACGTTAACGCATTCGGAAGATTCATTATCAAGTACCGAGTTATCAGCACTTTATCATCATTTCTGCATTGTTGTCTAATTCAGCTGATTTCCATAATATTAATGGGGGGAAATTCATATGTATCAAGAATCCATTGACTTGTCACATATTCCCGCAGAAGGGCTAAAAGTACAACGAAAAGTTCATCCAAATGCCTGGAAAATTGTCGAGACCGATTGGAAAAGCAGGGGCGAATTGGAATTTGAGCTTTTTCTACAAGGAAATGCGCGAAAAGCAGCGATAGAAGGTATGTTTACGGCCGGAATAACCGCGAATTGTCACCGCTGTTTGAACTCCTTTCCGCTTGATTTAAGGAGAAGTTTTCATTTAACCTATCTCGCGGCGGATCCCGAGCGATTTGCGAAAGAGGAAGTGGAATTGTCGGGCCAGGAACTGGAAGTTGCGTATTTGGA
The window above is part of the bacterium genome. Proteins encoded here:
- a CDS encoding DUF177 domain-containing protein — its product is MYQESIDLSHIPAEGLKVQRKVHPNAWKIVETDWKSRGELEFELFLQGNARKAAIEGMFTAGITANCHRCLNSFPLDLRRSFHLTYLAADPERFAKEEVELSGQELEVAYLEGEHLPLQEMIQEQIYLAVPMKFLCKQDCRGLCVHCGADLNEVECECPQDEMDPRWTKLKTVLDKSK